aaagcagctttacaccGTGACCTAACTACACACGACGCCACACCGCGATgcgacagaatcaatcaaatatctcagccaatcagaagcgtgtgTGGGCGGGCTCTCTCTGAAAGCGCACTGCTCTTGCAACGAAATGGATATgtttataatctaattcataaattttaaagctttttaacatcattaaatatacatactgAGTGACTGATAACATCTTTGTTATGGAGTACACTCGTTGGTTcgcagtgagttcacagttttaacggtcatcttttgatttaatttatttttcaagatctgaggtaaactatCTGTTGTTTCTTTCAGTATGGGTCACCcaatatgatatttaaactcATATTAGACACGTTTCATTTTGAATAAAGCATATAATCACCTGAGATTATCTACTGTCATATAGTTTGTATGCAGGGTggccgcgggtccttaaaaagtcttaaagggttagttcgcccatttaagacatgaagttgtatgcaatccttaccagcactatagtgcatacacactgacccaccctttagtcacctcctggtcagagttctggccgctggaagttttcaagatagtactcccggttagtttcgggcctcaaaactgtgcgttttacgtgaaaaattatttgcgtttcaaagcttgattaatttacatcacaaaaacacgcctgacaaaattcatacctcagttttaatcggcactattttctttccatttctatcaatccgcgctgctgtcaacgcCAACAGTGCGCACGCTCAGATCAGCTGTTCCATAGTGTTTACACAATCGAATGACAACGACAtaaaagtagaaaatgaacaatggtgCGAACTTGTAAATTCCCAGGCTGTGACCACAAGAATGTGCCGGGATCACCGTTCAGATTCCATCGTTTTCCAGTTTCGGATATAGCTACGAGACAGCTTTGGCTGGTTGCCATCGGCTACTCTGCGGGAGCTAAAATACCGAGAATCAAGGATTTCCGTGTGTGCAGTGCTCACTTCAGCGAAGACGATTACATCCCCAAccaaggaggaaaaagaaaaaatgattttaaagagttttgctgtaccagtaccacgggtaagctctatttactaactttatgatccaatgtctaaactgtacggtaaacaagctgaaaattactttcatcatcatctgttccgtctgacattgtgctaaaattggtttcgtcatcagaagtttcgtagtcagacatgttgtcagcgagtcgcgctatcaacagctgatctgaacgtgcgcactgttgacgttgacagcagcgcggattgatagaaatggaaagaaaatagtgccgattaaaactgaggtatgaattttgtcaggcgtgttttttgtgatgtaaattattcaagctttgaaacgcaaatacttttttcacgtaaaaacgcacagttttgaggccccggaaactaaccaggagtactatcttgaaaaacttccagcggccagaactctgaccagggaggtgactaaagggtgggtcagtgtgtatgcactatagtgctggtaaggattgcatacaacatgtcttaaatgggcgaactaaccctttaaaatgtattaaataaagttttgcttaaaaaaggccttaaaaagtcttaaaatgtcttaaattcagattcagtggGTCTTAAATATCTTCTGTCTCATTACCGCAAAAGTTTCACCAGTCTGACGGACCCAGTGACTGTTTACAACCATTGGACAGACGGAAGATTCCCCCCGTAGTTACTGCGTCATCAGAGAGAGTTACGGTAGCAGAATGCAGGTCGAATACCACCAGCTCGCTGACAAGCCTGCTAGCTGCTTTAAATAGGTTAATGCAAGTTTACTGAAAAATTGCTCAAGGATTTTACTTGCCCGACGGGACAAATAGCTTGATTAAAacttaaatgacattttattacattcagcgTAAACAGCGATTGATAATGGATAGTGTATTTCTGGTATCAGTGTTGCGCTGTTGAGGCTCatgctgtctgtctctgtgaGAGACTTATATggagaaatcaaatcaaatgagcATAACGGCAAACATAAAGAAACTCACAGAACAAACATACTGAGGTAAcaattcaaaatgtttagtttatttataacatgatgatgatgataacatACCATGACAAGGGGactattttgctaaatattttcatgattgcaaatgttacattgattttggctcaagaaacaagtagttaagtagttacttacattttagacagaatattgactgttttgttctgtttcaccaacgaaaatagttccaaacaaagatcagagCAGCACTCGCatgtttgttcctgaatgattcagtgttttgaatgaatctgttgAATGACTAAGTgacttaccgccacctactggtggtttagttagtttaaaagtatgcatttttccaccaacatttcttatttgtatattcaaaaatttatttaaaacattaatcttataacattatttattgcggttgtaaatttgtagtgcaaattatttaatttgattgctaAAAGCCCTGTTGTGTGTATTAAATTTCCTCATCAGTTGTAGgaatttgacatgaaagatgtcgcatacatttaataaggttaaaaaatattggaCTTTATGGAGGTAAATAACAACCTggggtaaatattaaaaacatgcagatttaaatatgtaaatgctgaatagaaaactgatgaaaatattgCTTCATTTACACCACCAAAAATATTGCTGATGTGGAGCTTTTGAGGGATATTTTGTATGGGATATTGTCTTCAGATATGAAAAGTTCTCTGTATATCgtaataataaatagcatttttgacagcgatgatattttgttttctttttaaatttaaaaacacattaaatattacatttacgtatgtaatataatgtgtatttccttcacaggtttggtcttaaattttacatatggtggtattaaaaaggtcttaaaaagtcttaaatctaACTTGTTCGTATCTGTAGACACCCTGTGTATGTTGTTTTTCCGTGACGTCGCGGAAATAGAAACCGTTTCTAAATCAGAAATTTCGCGTGTCGCTGTCGCGGctagttaggacaaaaactctgattaacatggaaaagataccttTTATCGCGTGTCGCGGCATCGTGTGTAGTTAGGTCACGGTGTGAgagaaaattaaagtttctacattttatatttagtaatagcTTATTACTATTACAGTGGTGATTattagggctgtcgcgataaccgcaataccgcgctattgacgagcataaccgcagaggaatgcaacaactGCAGCAACCacaatatttcagtgttttctttttcgtaaggttacgcccttctcgttttacacttcgtgcatgtgtactgaatattagtaatgataGCAATGTGTCTCATTTGCACagaggctcagtaaatttgcacttaacaagcctaaacagacagcgAATGAGCGAGAGATCGACTGATCGCGTGCGATTACCTGCGTTTGTCCTTCAGGCCGAGTCATGTGTATTTGTGAATacaggttgtcatgtccaaggaaagtgaaatctgtcttagcattgacgctctgctggtcagctgagcctttaaaagtggcgctcaaaattaaaatgatttaaacagcgtgtttcattacaaatctctgaatgaatcagcgctttTGAACGTGTAGTTAAATGAACGGTTTAAAGGctcactcaaagacagtctcttgccgccaccttgaggcgaaacaatgtagctgcactgactgacagccgtctagaacacgcaggtgaaatatcaaccgaaaaagtatcttgtcagtcagattcgaggatcagaactaactgttatatatatatatataggctaacaatatactaatgatcttattgtcaggtttaagttttgttatgtggaccgttattttgtcattctcttctctttacttcacttcctgtttcaacgcgatttagtttcggttttattggtttctgaatatgacctccttacatcgtaacacatacacacacagattatatatatatatatacatatatgcggTAATACCGCATGGCGCgctattgagccactcaaaattaccgcaagggaaattccttaaccgcGACAGCCCTAGTGACTATCTCAAGTTGATGTCcaatatggcagaaatgtacgaTAAAAACTAACTAAGGCAGTTAGTTAATGtcatgtaatcaaacagacggtgaacactattaacagcaatgattatatgttgtgATCATACTTAtagcaaaatttaaaaaataatactgtttttggaAATTACTCAGTATGAATCCTACTATACTGATACAATATTTAACGCTCATTCTGTAAAAATTGTGCACAAAAATGAATGCTGGGATATTTCCCTTTTccaatttttctatttttttttttttacaatgttgaACTGTAATTTATTATCATCCATAGTGTTTTTAACCTCTGATTTATGTGTACTGTACTTTAGTCCTTTCTATTCAGGGGATACAAAACCCagtttacatttgtatttttgaatTGTTGCTTGATGAATAAAACTTTCTTACATTTATTACTGTTGTGTCATTATTTTGGTGGTCTAGAATAGGACATCAATGTGTGGACGTTTGCATTTTTGACGTAAATGTTTGATGTCAATTTGACGTCAATGTTTGATGTCAATTTGACGTCAATGTTTGATGTCAATTTGACGTCTTTTTGACATCAAATGCCCACTGGATGCACTTTGCGTTCATATGCTGGGCTGCTTGCCTGCATatagtttgcatcatcagtatactgagttggcctttcaatattgttttcttaatgcattaggccatgttaagttttttttttttctttatatcttaactcttttctatgggaggaaaatgcttaCCACGAAACTTTAcgcattgctttcatattctgggctcctctgcttgcaaactcctttcagaaaggcaaatatccacatagctttaaggtgaatgtaatattttagtcatatcaacataagttattgttaattttcaaagtgtaattgatcatttaaatgcatgttattaaaaaggaaaaagtatcggtatcagtATCGGCGATACTTGCCCTGTATTTActtggtatcggatcgataccaaaatttgcagtatcGCACACACCTACTATGTGGAGTTTCTGCGCGAGGGCGCCCTCTGGCGTCCAGTGTGAATGAAACACACATTACATGTGTTTATAGCGCTCAATAATGGCCAATCCATcctattttgggtaaaaatcagaaaaaataatacttctcTCAAAAGAAATGTTAAACAGATGTATAATAATCCACGCTTTTTCAAGTGTGCAGAGGTTTACAcaagttttttgttgttaatttgtTGCAAAAAAACACTCTGATGTACCAAGCTATCAGAACCGAACCGAACTGAAAACCGTGGTTAAAGGATTAAAGggttaaatgaaaattttgtcattaatcacttacccccacgttgttccaaacctgcaaaagcttagttcgtcttcggaacacaatttaagatattttggaattAAAACCGACGAGAATATTTTTGTacccaaagaaataaaaaataacgactttatccactgaacgcaaacagcgtatgctgttctgtgtcagccgcaccacacgaaacaaaaacagcgtatccgtgtggtgcggctgacacagaacagcatacgctgtttacattcagtggatactctccaaaatggtgctacggtgacgcagaggagacgaattgttgaataaaagtcgTTGTCgttgtttggaacaacatgggggtaagtgattaatgacatttttcattttgaggtggagtaaccctttaaaaacTGAGGTACATATTGGACCGTGGACTAACTGTATTGTTGCATCCTTAGTTTATTGTAGTACTGTTGTCTAGTCCCAGTTTCAATTTTGTCTTTTTCATGTAGAACTGgctgagtttgtttgtttgaatgttcTTGGACTGATCAAAGTTTATCTATGGTTTTATAAGATCACTTCATTATTAGTGTTACATTTGAATTTGCACAATTAACTTGAAtaatagatttttgttttgtggcAGGTAAAATGGATATCATGAATAGCAGCCTACAGTGGgtgtgggtgggtgtgtgtgtcaTTGTATTGTTAGGTTTTTTGATTGGTATTCCCATCATTGGTCTCTCATCTCATCgactgataaaatattttaaacatccAGGTGAGTATTATGTAAGTcatttaaagtcacaattaaAATGGATAGAAGAGTAGAATGACTGTGTTAATATTTACAATTTCAGAAAAGCAGAAAACACTGAAGACACCATCACAAGAGAAACTGTTGAGTGAGTCGGACACCTCTAAAAGTTACTTATTAAAACACAACATAAATGTCCATATGTCTCTAACATTGGTGAGcgtgatttcaccaagtacaacatgttcctggatcaacatccttgttgatcctggaacgtcattccaatcaaccaatgagaattgagggataacttttcaggaaatataAGTTTTAGGCTTATGATCAGGGTTAGGTGCTTCGACACCCTTTTTAATCAGCTATCATTTCTCACTGgttttaggaataaattatgggtagggttaggtttaggggtagagattgggttacgtctatatttttggacaataatgttgatccaggatcaacaaaagatgttgatccaggaacattcTTGCTCTTGGCAGTAAATAATTGACCACTCAAAACACAATGTTATCATTTCACAGACATTAACACTTGCATCACTGAGAGATTGTCtaaaactacactgtaaaagaaTGGTCGTGATTTTAACAGTAGAAGATAgtaatgctacagtaaaaacctgttaactggttaacagtaagtttccatattataaacagtgaatagctgtaattacatttaatgtaatttttcagtAACATACTGCTAAAATTAGGGGTTTTGGCAGTGAAAAAGAACAAGTcattgtataatttacagtgaaaactgtaataatatctTCTTAGGTTTTTCCTATCAGTTGTGTACATTAGAGTTTTAtcttacatctaatgttgttaaattaatgttaattgcGTGATTTTTAGTATCGTGttttaccatgatggtgtttagtatTTGTGTGAATGTGCACCTTCTATAATATTTCCCTCCTCGACTTGTGGAAGAGctttcatcatgtgactttctcatcacaatctgcttttggtggttatcagtgtattacagTGGTACAAAACAGATATTAGTACTTcagtaggttggtatattaacattatatctgTTAATGAAATACGGGGGTTTTTTTACTGTGAATTTAagtctgtaaaacctaaaatgttgttaccatattttttacGGTAAAGTTCTGGAAACCACAGCTGTCGGTATTTTACCGTAAATGTCACAGAtagtttttttacagtgtaaatctATACACATCATACTGCTTTGGATTATATTGCTTTTATTATGTTGCATATTGCTTTTAGGTcttctaaatgcataaatgtgaaTGAGGTGAGATGACGAGACATTTatcatttgattaatttgattataattttgatatttataaTTTCATGTGATTTTGCAGCCCTTTATAAAACACAGATGGAGCCAGAACTGTTGAAGGAAATAAGtgagtctgaaaaaaaaaaaggcaaatattaAAACctgcattttttaacatttggtTTACTGTCAGTGTATACAGCTTCACTGTGTCCATGATGAAATGCATTAACATGTTTAATAACCACACTAATCATCATTTTGTTTTGGACTCAGGACCAGAAACACGTGCAGGTTTGgctgttgctttaaatgctgcTTCAGATGATGAAAACCCTGCAGATGACAGTCTGGAGAAGGTTCAGAGTAGGTCCTGCACAGACACTAATACACACACTAACAGTGTTTCTTCACTTCAGTCTCTCTTAGAAATGGACGCTGCTTCAAACGCTTGTTCAGATTGTTTCAGGCCTGTTTCATTAATGGCTCTGCTCTGTGTCTTTCAGCTGAGGAGCTTCATGAAACTCAAAGTCTTTGTGAGGCTAAAGAGACTCCATCAGCAGCTCCTACAGCAGCTCGAGGTCAGAACATCTCAATTCATTCATCTGAATTCATCATCACGCATTCAGAGTCTTAAACATGTGCTGCAATGACTTTTCAGGGGCAATGGGCTCTAAAAACATCTCTCTGCCTAATTTTGGTGAGTTAAATGggtttcattgttttatttataatcaggcagtcacagagtatgaaatttACTGGGGGATTTTTTTTCAGCCATGGAGAGAGAAGACACAGATCAGAACTATTTTACCCAGAATGCTCTGCGGTTAGCACTAATACGTAAGATTaatagtttttttccccccaaatgaCAGTAATTTAATTGTTCTAAAAAACAATGTGTTTATACAGTATTTGCATTATTTGTgttgattttaaaaacatcatCAAAAACATCATCATGCTGTTATTCTTTGTTTCAGAACATTGCATATTCAGGAACATTTCAATGCCACACCTTGGTAATGTTTCACTtaatttttacaatataaataattgtgtaaACATATTTATGATggcaataattaaaattttaatgtaaattaatattggtgtttaaaaaaataaacaataaaacattctCCAGTTTTTAATTACCTACattaacagttttttatttattttttagctctAGAAAGAAAGGACACCAGTGACTCCAGTTAGATCAGTTGATTTTCTTATGGAATTTATATGCTGAATTAGATGTTACTTCCGTCATCAATGCCAAAAGTACAGGGACTTCTAAATGTCATATGTGGTTGATATTTCCTTACTTATTAGTCATTAGTCATTCTCTAACAActcttttaattttaagataAAATATCGCAATTGTACTGCTATCATTAAGTAGTTATTGCATTTTTAGTTGCATAAGAGACTTTGAGGAAACTAAATGTATTCAGAATCCTTTGTTACTTTAATGTtgatatattcaatatattttcagttttaaaattaaattttagagTGGTGATTTCCAGGCTAGAATAAGTCATGGAAACATAACTATGGCATTTTATATTGACATAAGGAATACTTTTATAGTTATGCTAAGTTCTAAAATACTTTATCGACATATTGCACTCTTTTGTACTTTTCTGTTTTGTACTCTTTGTATTTTAAGTCTAAAAAATTGTGTCTGTTTGTCTTATGTGTTGTTCTGAATGCAagtaaaagctaaaaaaaataaaaacggcatatttttatttaaagattgGTTTTAGTGTGGATTTTGGGCTACATTTTCTACTTTTTCTCTTAATCAGATTATGGATTAACCAAATTCAGAGCATATATGGACATAGCATAGTCCATGTTGACCATATAAAAGCCATATTAAAAAAGAGGTTCATGTGTGGTTTGTTTCTTTGTCATCTGTTATTCAATAGCTTTTATCAGTGGAACACTGATTCTATATTGATTTCTAATTAATAACCAGCAGAGGGCCCAGCAACATGACTTGTGTTACTGAGAGTCCAAAGCCTTGACAAATCCCATGAAATGAAAGCTTTATTGACTTTTAGcaaagtccctttaaggcaagtcatgtcactcaGTGGCCATCTTTGAAATGCCTCTCGGGCAT
This portion of the Onychostoma macrolepis isolate SWU-2019 chromosome 19, ASM1243209v1, whole genome shotgun sequence genome encodes:
- the LOC131525799 gene encoding uncharacterized protein LOC131525799 isoform X1, producing the protein MKTGQMTKWRHGCAVEHHSNGSVIFLQGTDEYAYDGENLTFNLSMHWKPLVLEHNIIWNRESVSSLEKKCVEMLTSFTNLQREDEIKTCKMDIMNSSLQWVWVGVCVIVLLGFLIGIPIIGLSSHRLIKYFKHPEKQKTLKTPSQEKLLTLYKTQMEPELLKEIRPETRAGLAVALNAASDDENPADDSLEKVQTEELHETQSLCEAKETPSAAPTAARGAMGSKNISLPNFAMEREDTDQNYFTQNALRLALIQHCIFRNISMPHLALERKDTSDSS
- the LOC131525799 gene encoding uncharacterized protein LOC131525799 isoform X2; amino-acid sequence: MKTGQMTKWRHGCAVEHHSNGSVIFLQGTDEYAYDGENLTFNLSMHWKPLVLEHNIIWNRESVSSLEKKCVEMLTSFTNLQREDEIKTCKMDIMNSSLQWVWVGVCVIVLLGFLIGIPIIGLSSHRLIKYFKHPEKQKTLKTPSQEKLLTLYKTQMEPELLKEIRPETRAGLAVALNAASDDENPADDSLEKVQTEELHETQSLCEAKETPSAAPTAARGAMGSKNISLPNFEHCIFRNISMPHLALERKDTSDSS